ATTTCGCTGTTTCTGGCCGGAGGGATTTTAAACGCCGTGTCTTCTCTGCTCCTCAGATATGTGGGGAGCAAGTTTTTTCAGGAACTGCGACTGAAAATTTGGGAAAAAATTATCCATTTGCCGGTTAATTATTTTGATAACAACGAGAACGGCAAAATCATCAGCAGAATGACGAACGACCTTGCTATTGTAAGTAATTTTCTGGCTATCACTCTGCCTTCTATTCTGGCTGATGTCCTGATGGTCACTGGTTGCATCATCATGTTATTTGTGTTGGATTGGAGATTAATGAGTGTACTCGTTGCTCTGATTCCTATAACGGCGCTACTAATCTATCCCATTGGAAGAAGGATGAATAGAGTAGCGATTGAGGCACAGGATGCAGCCGCAGATTTTTCCGGTGAGTTATCCAAAATTCTCTATAACATCAGATTCATTAAAGCGACGACGTCGGAAAAGCTTGAAATGAAATATACTCGGGAGATACTTGGACGTATCTTTCGCTTGAACATCAAAGAGGGAATATTGTCAGCTGTCATTGAGCCGATTGTAACAATTATCATCATGCTAGCTTTGGTAGGAATGTTTTGGTATGGAAGCGCCGGCATTGCCGCTGGACATATCACTACAGGTACTTTGGTATCCATGATCTTTTATTTGTTTACAATGGTTTCGCCTCTGACCCAGCTCAGCAGTTTTTTCTCGCAGTATCAGAAGGCCAAGGGAGCAAGCAAGGAAATTTATACCATATATAACCAGCAGGATGAGAAGCAAGAAAAGTTAGGCAGTGTGCCGGACATGAAAAGTCATGATCAGAATTCGGATATCCTGCATTTTGCCAATGTTTCTTTCTCGTACAACCAGGGCCAACCGGTATTATCCAACGTGGAGTTAACCTTCAGAGGCGGTACCACTACAGCGATCGTAGGGCCTTCCGGCTCGGGAAAAACAACAATATTTTCTTTAATAGAGAAATTTTACTCAGAATATAATGGAGAAATCTATTACAATAATGTATATTTGGATAAGATTAGGACGGAAGAATGGCGTCGCAAAATATCCTATGTTATGCAGGATAGTGACTTACTGGTAGGATCAGTGAGAGACAATCTGGTATATGGCCTAAACAGAGACGCGGATGACCATGAGATTTATGCGGCTCTTGATACAGTAGGCTTGAAGGAGGTAATTTATCAATTACCGGATGGTTTGGATACCTTTGTTGGAGAAAGGGGAGTCAAATTATCGGGGGGACAGAAGCAGCGAATCCAGATTGCCAGATGCTTGCTTTCAGACCATGAGATTCTGCTGTTTGATGAAGCTACCGCCAATCTGGATAGCGAGTCAGAGCAGCTTGTACATGATGTAATCAAGCTTCTCTCCAAGAATAAAATGACCATTGTTATCGCTCATCGTTTGTCAACCATCTACAAAGCGGACCAGATAATCTTTTTGGATAAAGGAGAAGTAACGGGGGTAGGCACGCATCACGAATTAATGAGTTGGCATGATAAATATCGTGATTATGTTCAATTCCAGCTTCCCACACAATTAAGTTAGGGAGGGGCGGTGGCGTTGTATCATCAATTGTCAACGTGGATCATTGATAAATACTTTCAAGACGAAGAATTGGAAGCGGAGAAGCGTGCTTATGTGCTTTATTATCTAGAGAACATACTGGCTGGCACAGAAAAAATACTTCTTGTATTGGTCAGTGCCTGTTTGCTCGGTGTATTAGCCGAAACGGCTGCGATGCTGCTTTCCTATACAGTGGTCCGGCGAAAGTCCTTTGGCTGGCATGCTCGCAAGTCGCATCATTGCACCTGGGTCAGTCTACTGACCTTTGTGTTTGTTCCCTGGCTCTTAAAGGAAGTAGAATGGAACCGCTTTTTTTTGGCGACGCTCTGTCTGCTTTCTATCATTCTGATTGCCAGATACGCTCCGGCCGATACGGAGTGCAATCCATTGGTAGATCCGAAGTTAAGAAGAGCATGCAGATTACAAGCTATCTTTTTAAGTATAGTGTTTGTTTTCGTGGCCATCGCACTAGATTTTTATCCTTGGTTAATATTCGGGCTGTTTCTTGAAGCAGTCGTCATCACACCAGTATTCTATTCCATAATGAGAAGGAGTTATGCCAATTATGAACAATATCAAGAATATTAAAGAACACAGAAATAACCATACCCAGAGACTCAAGGCTAAGCTACTGGAGCATATGAGTAAAAGAGGTGAAGGAGGAGGGATTTGTTTCGGGTTGTTCTATGAACCAGTCAACCCAAAAGTTTGGAAATTGAACAAAAAATGATTACATCCGGCATTTATTTTTTGCAATACACCAGCTATCTTGTAATATATCATATGGTCAGCGGCAATGGTCTAAGCGTTTTCCGTATGAATTATAAGCTGCTGCTGTTTTTAGTCATGTATTATTTTATCGGAATAACAGCTCTGAATAACTTCGGACTGATTGTTTACCTATTTCTATTTGTGCTACTGGCATTATACGGGTGGTTGACCGACAAATATGAATCCTTGTGGGTCATAGGCTTCTATGCCATCCTTACCATCTTTATTACGACACTGCTGGGTTATTTCATAACGGTAATCAGCTATGCGGTTCCTTATGAATATAAAAACAAATGGACGGCGCCCTTCCTAACCGCTTGTTCACCTCCGCTGATCTACTTGGCGCTCCGAAAGCTTGTGTCTTATTTGTTTCCTACTCCGGCGGTCAGGCTTTTGAAGCTATATCGGATTAAGCTTATCGTCGGAGCTTCTTTAATCTTAGTCTTGGGGATCATCGGACTCGGACTCATTATCTATTCGGAGTGTGAAAGCAACAATCCGTATCCAAGCAGATTAAAGATTGTGTTGATGCTGATCGGCTTGACCTCCATCTTCCTGATGACGATCAATTGGCTGTATCGCTTCCTGCGTGAACGTGAGCTAGAGAAGAACAAGACGGAACAATACCTGCAGCTGGAGGCTTATATTATGGAGATTGAAAAAATGTACGAAGACATCCGCGGCTTCAGACATGACTATACCAATATCCTGTTAATGCTGGACGAGGGGATCAGAACTGGGGATTTGTCGATGATCAAGCGGATATATGAGAGTTCTATCCAACCTACTGCTTCACAGTTGAACGGATATTCCTATAGTCTGGATAACCTGATTAATCTGGACGTGAGTGAGCTCAAGAGTATTATTACATCCAAGGTGCTGGTGGCAAAGAAGCGTGGAGTTGACGTAAAACTGGAAATTGATAGCGGTATCAGTGAAATGTATATGGATATTATAGACCTTTGCAGAGTAATCTCTTGTTTCCTGGACAATGCAATCGATGCGGCATTAGAGACCTGCAATCCGTCCATAAATATTGTACTGATCCATGAAGACGATATTCAGACGGTGACGATACGAAACTCTTATAATCATTCTGCACTTGACGGGATTAAGGTGAATGATCTCTACAAACGGAACTTTTCAACGAAAGCGGACAATCGGGGTCTTGGCTTGTACAATATAGCAAAGGTGCTGCGCAGCAACAAGTATGTAACTTTGGATACCAAAAAGGAACCGGATTTTTTCACGCAAACATTAATTATAAAGAGAGCGACATCATGAATATTTTTATCCTGGAAGATCAGTTTATCCAGCAGCGCATAATGGAAAAGATGGTCCGTAAAAGCTGCGAGGAACTTGGCATCTGCTGCAGCAATCTCATTGTCACCAGTAAGCCGGATCTCCTGCTTTTTGAATCTAAAGCTTGTGCGAATAACTTGTATTTCCTTGATATTGAAATCTCGGGTTGCCAGATGAAGGGACTGGAAGTTGCCCAAGAAATCAGAAAATATGATATGTATGGGCATATTGTCTTTGTAACTACCCACGGTCATCTGTCTCCGCTTACCTTCCAATACAAGGTAGCAGCTCTTGATTTCATTATCAAGGATGCTACTCAGGATGAAATGGAAAAAAAGGTAAGAGACGTTCTTGCTGTTGCCCATCAAAGAAAGCCTGTGTTGGATGTCGATGATTGGTTTATACTCGACAATAAATTTACGAAATTTCAAATTTCCTTCTCCAGCATTTATTACTTTGAAACAACCGGTGTTCCCCACAAAATCCGTCTGGTTTCCGAAAACAGAACTCTTGAGTTTTACGGCGATCTGAAAGATATTGAGGCTAAGGACCCCAGGTTGTTCCGGTGTCATCGGGCATTTATCGTAAACCTGATGAAGGTGGAATCTATAGATAAGAGCAAGAAGGAGATCATTTTTCAAACCAATCAGAATTCCGGAGAAGCAAGGCGCATTATTCCCGTTTCCCGCCAATTGTTGAAGCACCTCTTAGATAAGATGGGAGACCGGAGCC
The Paenibacillus peoriae DNA segment above includes these coding regions:
- a CDS encoding ABC transporter ATP-binding protein — its product is MELNMESRAYKKIGEEKQTAHSLLELIKIARWPKLALAWSIVFTLISAAFSLVLPIITGKLVDKISAMELTIQTAAVLISLFLAGGILNAVSSLLLRYVGSKFFQELRLKIWEKIIHLPVNYFDNNENGKIISRMTNDLAIVSNFLAITLPSILADVLMVTGCIIMLFVLDWRLMSVLVALIPITALLIYPIGRRMNRVAIEAQDAAADFSGELSKILYNIRFIKATTSEKLEMKYTREILGRIFRLNIKEGILSAVIEPIVTIIIMLALVGMFWYGSAGIAAGHITTGTLVSMIFYLFTMVSPLTQLSSFFSQYQKAKGASKEIYTIYNQQDEKQEKLGSVPDMKSHDQNSDILHFANVSFSYNQGQPVLSNVELTFRGGTTTAIVGPSGSGKTTIFSLIEKFYSEYNGEIYYNNVYLDKIRTEEWRRKISYVMQDSDLLVGSVRDNLVYGLNRDADDHEIYAALDTVGLKEVIYQLPDGLDTFVGERGVKLSGGQKQRIQIARCLLSDHEILLFDEATANLDSESEQLVHDVIKLLSKNKMTIVIAHRLSTIYKADQIIFLDKGEVTGVGTHHELMSWHDKYRDYVQFQLPTQLS
- a CDS encoding accessory gene regulator AgrB: MALYHQLSTWIIDKYFQDEELEAEKRAYVLYYLENILAGTEKILLVLVSACLLGVLAETAAMLLSYTVVRRKSFGWHARKSHHCTWVSLLTFVFVPWLLKEVEWNRFFLATLCLLSIILIARYAPADTECNPLVDPKLRRACRLQAIFLSIVFVFVAIALDFYPWLIFGLFLEAVVITPVFYSIMRRSYANYEQYQEY
- a CDS encoding sensor histidine kinase, which translates into the protein MNYKLLLFLVMYYFIGITALNNFGLIVYLFLFVLLALYGWLTDKYESLWVIGFYAILTIFITTLLGYFITVISYAVPYEYKNKWTAPFLTACSPPLIYLALRKLVSYLFPTPAVRLLKLYRIKLIVGASLILVLGIIGLGLIIYSECESNNPYPSRLKIVLMLIGLTSIFLMTINWLYRFLRERELEKNKTEQYLQLEAYIMEIEKMYEDIRGFRHDYTNILLMLDEGIRTGDLSMIKRIYESSIQPTASQLNGYSYSLDNLINLDVSELKSIITSKVLVAKKRGVDVKLEIDSGISEMYMDIIDLCRVISCFLDNAIDAALETCNPSINIVLIHEDDIQTVTIRNSYNHSALDGIKVNDLYKRNFSTKADNRGLGLYNIAKVLRSNKYVTLDTKKEPDFFTQTLIIKRATS
- a CDS encoding LytR/AlgR family response regulator transcription factor; this encodes MNIFILEDQFIQQRIMEKMVRKSCEELGICCSNLIVTSKPDLLLFESKACANNLYFLDIEISGCQMKGLEVAQEIRKYDMYGHIVFVTTHGHLSPLTFQYKVAALDFIIKDATQDEMEKKVRDVLAVAHQRKPVLDVDDWFILDNKFTKFQISFSSIYYFETTGVPHKIRLVSENRTLEFYGDLKDIEAKDPRLFRCHRAFIVNLMKVESIDKSKKEIIFQTNQNSGEARRIIPVSRQLLKHLLDKMGDRSLLNRPVYE